From Fusobacterium sp.:
AATATTTCCTGGAGCTGCTGCTGCAACATGACTGAACATTGCCAAAGAAATATCAAAGTGATTATTTGAGTGAGAACCCCAAGTCAAACCAAATTCATTACACATTTGTGCAACTCTTACTGATCCTTCCATTGTCCAGAAATGAGGATCTGCCAGAGGAATAGAAACACTATTTAAAGCTATTGAATGCTGCATTTGTCTCCAATCAGTAGCTATCATATTTGTCGCTGTAGGAAGACCTGTTGCTTTTCTAAACTCAGCCATAATCTCTCTTCCAGAGAATCCATTTTCTGCACCACATGGGTCTTCAGCATAGGCAAGAATTCCATGCATATCTTTACATAAAGATACTGCTTCCTTTAAAGACCATGCTCCATTTGGATCAAGAGTTATTCTTGCTTCTGGGAATGCTTCATGAAGAGCTTTTATAGCTTTAATTTCCTCTGCTCCTTTCAGCACTCCTCCCTTTAATTTAAAGTCTTCAAATCCATATCTTTTATGAGCTGCTTTTGCTAATTCAACCACTGTTTCTGGTGTCATTGCTTCTTTTCTTCTAACTTTTCCCCAGTCATCTGAATTATCATCATTATCTAAATAAGAAAGATCAGTTTTATCTTTATCTCCTATATAAAACAGATATCCTAATACTTTTACTTTCTCTCTCTGCTGTCCTTCTCCTAATAATGCTGCTACTGGTACATTTAAAAATTTTCCTAAGATATCTAATAAAGGAGCTTCAACTGCTGTCATTACATGAACTGTAGTTCTAAGATCAAATGTTTGATTTCCTCTTCCAGAAGCATCTCTGTCTTTAAATGTATTATAAATATTTTTAATAATATTTTTATATTCCCCTATACTTTTTCCCACTACTAATTCTTTTGCATCTTCCAAAGTTTTCCTTATTTTTTCCCCACCTGGAACTTCTCCCACTCCAATAGCTCCATTGTCTGCTTTTAAAATAACTATATTTCTTGTGAAATAAGGCCCATGAGCTCCACTTAGATTAAGCAGCATACTGTCATACCCAGCTACTGGAATTACATTCATCTCTATAATTTTAGGTATCATATGTGTTTTCTCCCTTTTATTATTTTTTTTCTCCAACTGTTACATTGTTTATTTTTTCATAATAATTTAAAATAGCTGCATGATCTTTTTTCTCTCTTCCATCTATTTTTAAAGCTTGCATTATTTCCATTACTTGAGCAGTTAATGGTAGAGATGCATTTATTGAATGAGATGTATCAAGTGCATTTTGAAGATCTTTTATATGTAATTCAATTCTAAATCCTGGTTCAAAATTTCTTGATATCATCATAGGAGCTTTTGCATTCATTACAGTACTTCCTGCAAGTCCTCCTCTTATTGCTTCAAATACTAATTGAGGATCCACTCCTGCTTTTTCACAAAGAACAAAAGCTTCACTTAGTGCTGCAATATTAAGGGCAACTATCATTTGATTTGCTAATTTTGTAGTGTTTCCTGCTCCTACATTTCCCACCCTTACTACTGATCCAGCCATAGTTTTCATAAGATCATAGTATTTATTAAATATCTCCTCTTTTCCTCCAACCATAACAGATATAGTTCCATCTATTGCTTTTGGTTCTCCTCCTGAAACTGGTGCATCTAAAAGCTCCACTCCTGTTTCAGCTAATTTTGCTGCTATACTTTGGCTCTCTACTGGATTGATAGAACTCATATCTATAACAGTAGTTCCTGCCTTCAATCCTTCTGCTGCTCCATTTTCATTAAAAAGAACTGCTTTTACATGTGGAGAATTTGGAAGCATTGTTATCAAAACATCACAGTTTGCTCCAACTTCTTTAGCTGATCCAGCTGCCTTTGCTCCTGCTGCTGCTACATCATCCAGAGCTGTTTTATTCATATCAAATGCTACTACATCATATCCTGCTTTTAAAACATTTTTACACATTGGTCTTCCCATGATACCTAAACCGATAAATCCTACTTTCATTTTTTACCTCCATTTATATTTTTAATGTTATTCTCAATTTATTCTCTATAATATATTTTAAAATTATTTTCTTTGGTAAACAATGTTATATATGCTAAATTTCCAACTTATTAATTGTTATACAAAACATCTGTTTTCTGATTATTTTATAAATACACTTACTATGAGAATACTGTTAATACCGCTTCTAGTTTTTCTAGAATACAGTTAATCTTTTTATGTCCAATTTATTTTATTTTTATTAAATATAATAATATCACTTCTTTTTTTAATATTCTATGTTATATAAAACATTATTTTAATTATTTTTATTACATTTTTTGTTCTTTGTAATAAAAATAATTTTTAATTCTTTTCTTTTAATGGTATAATTTAGATATAAATTACAAATTTTAAAAGGGGAAGCGAAATGAATATATCAGTGAGTTTGGCAACTAACATTCTAAATAAAATGAAAGAAATAATACATCAAGATTTAAATTATATAGATAAACAAGGAATTATTATAGCCAGTACTGATCCAAACAGGACTGGTACTTTTCATGCTGCTGCTTTAAAATGCATAAAAGAAAAAGCTCCCATTATAATTAGTAGTGATGATGAATTTCAAGGAAGCAGAAAAGGGATAAATATGCCTATTTATTTTAATAATGCTATCATAGGGGTTATTGGAATAACTGGAGATAAAAATGAAGTTGAAAAATATGGTGAGATTATAAGAATGATGACTGAAATTCTTATAAAGGAAGCTTGGATAAAAGATTCAGATATAAGAACAAAAGAAATTAACAGAACTTTTATTGAGCGTATTGTTTTAGGGTATGACTACGATTTTTTTCCAACAGCAGATTTTACATTCCCATATGTCATAATAGTTGGAAAGCTTAATAAAAATAATAGTTTTTTAATAAATGATAAGATTTATGATATCCTAAAAAATTCTCTTTCGTACAATAAAAATAATATATATACTATATCAAGAAATGAAATCATTATTTTGTATCATTTCCATAAAAATGAAGATATATCCAGAGCAATATTTCAACTGCAGGAAAAACTTTTAGAGAAAACAAAATTAGACTTTAGATTTGGAATAGGAATAAAAGCTTTTGAATATAATTCTTTAAAAGCCTCATATAAAGCTGCAAAAGAAATTTTAAATTTTATGATAAAATTTTCTTTAAAGAAACCTGTATCTGAATATGAAAAAATGGATTTAGAATTTATTTTTTTAAATCTAAAAAAATCTGATATAGATAATTTTATAAATAAAATATTAAAAAATTTTACTCCAAAAGAAATAGAAGAATTCTCATTTCTAATGAACTCTTATGAAGAAAATAATGGAAGTATACTTCATACTTCTGAAAACCTCTTTATGCATAAAAATACTCTTCAATATAAATTAAATAAAATAAAACAGTTAAGTGGGTATGATCCAAGACAGCTCAAA
This genomic window contains:
- a CDS encoding enolase C-terminal domain-like protein; protein product: MIPKIIEMNVIPVAGYDSMLLNLSGAHGPYFTRNIVILKADNGAIGVGEVPGGEKIRKTLEDAKELVVGKSIGEYKNIIKNIYNTFKDRDASGRGNQTFDLRTTVHVMTAVEAPLLDILGKFLNVPVAALLGEGQQREKVKVLGYLFYIGDKDKTDLSYLDNDDNSDDWGKVRRKEAMTPETVVELAKAAHKRYGFEDFKLKGGVLKGAEEIKAIKALHEAFPEARITLDPNGAWSLKEAVSLCKDMHGILAYAEDPCGAENGFSGREIMAEFRKATGLPTATNMIATDWRQMQHSIALNSVSIPLADPHFWTMEGSVRVAQMCNEFGLTWGSHSNNHFDISLAMFSHVAAAAPGNITAIDTHWIWQDGQDLTKNAHKIVGGEITVPKDVPGLGIEVDMDKIMAAHKLYIEKNLGARDDSVAMQYLIKDWKFDNKRPCLDRD
- the garR gene encoding 2-hydroxy-3-oxopropionate reductase, encoding MKVGFIGLGIMGRPMCKNVLKAGYDVVAFDMNKTALDDVAAAGAKAAGSAKEVGANCDVLITMLPNSPHVKAVLFNENGAAEGLKAGTTVIDMSSINPVESQSIAAKLAETGVELLDAPVSGGEPKAIDGTISVMVGGKEEIFNKYYDLMKTMAGSVVRVGNVGAGNTTKLANQMIVALNIAALSEAFVLCEKAGVDPQLVFEAIRGGLAGSTVMNAKAPMMISRNFEPGFRIELHIKDLQNALDTSHSINASLPLTAQVMEIMQALKIDGREKKDHAAILNYYEKINNVTVGEKK
- a CDS encoding CdaR family transcriptional regulator; this encodes MNISVSLATNILNKMKEIIHQDLNYIDKQGIIIASTDPNRTGTFHAAALKCIKEKAPIIISSDDEFQGSRKGINMPIYFNNAIIGVIGITGDKNEVEKYGEIIRMMTEILIKEAWIKDSDIRTKEINRTFIERIVLGYDYDFFPTADFTFPYVIIVGKLNKNNSFLINDKIYDILKNSLSYNKNNIYTISRNEIIILYHFHKNEDISRAIFQLQEKLLEKTKLDFRFGIGIKAFEYNSLKASYKAAKEILNFMIKFSLKKPVSEYEKMDLEFIFLNLKKSDIDNFINKILKNFTPKEIEEFSFLMNSYEENNGSILHTSENLFMHKNTLQYKLNKIKQLSGYDPRQLKDFIVLSLAFKLQRTI